In Betaproteobacteria bacterium, the following proteins share a genomic window:
- a CDS encoding HPr family phosphocarrier protein, translating into MQKQTVTIVNKLGLHARASAKLTQAAAQHACGVHLTRNGKRVNAKSIMGVMMLAAGIGATVEIETDGEDEEAAMAALVKLIADKFDEGE; encoded by the coding sequence GTGCAGAAGCAGACCGTCACCATCGTGAACAAGCTCGGGCTGCACGCCCGCGCTTCCGCCAAGCTCACCCAGGCCGCGGCGCAGCACGCGTGCGGCGTGCACCTCACGAGGAACGGAAAGCGCGTCAACGCGAAAAGCATCATGGGCGTGATGATGCTTGCCGCCGGCATCGGCGCCACGGTCGAGATCGAGACCGACGGCGAGGACGAGGAGGCCGCCATGGCCGCCCTCGTGAAGCTCATCGCCGACAAGTTCGACGAAGGCGAGTAG
- a CDS encoding PTS sugar transporter subunit IIA — MIGILLVSHGAFGESLIHCASHVLGKRPLYVRQLGVTVHDDPEEILPTARDLIRFLDQGQGVLVMTDIYGATPSNIASRLLEPGRVEGIAGVNLPMLIRALTYREEPLEAVVAKALSGGTEGVTRMPAKV, encoded by the coding sequence ATGATCGGAATCCTCCTCGTTTCCCACGGCGCCTTCGGCGAAAGCCTCATCCACTGCGCGAGCCACGTCCTGGGCAAGCGCCCCCTCTACGTGCGCCAGCTGGGCGTCACCGTCCACGACGACCCGGAGGAGATCCTTCCCACGGCGAGAGACCTCATCCGCTTCCTCGACCAGGGCCAGGGCGTGCTGGTGATGACCGACATCTACGGCGCCACGCCGTCGAACATCGCCTCGCGGCTCCTCGAGCCCGGCCGCGTGGAAGGCATCGCGGGCGTGAACCTGCCGATGCTCATCCGCGCCCTCACCTACCGCGAGGAGCCGCTCGAGGCGGTCGTCGCCAAGGCGCTTTCCGGCGGCACGGAGGGCGTGACGCGCATGCCCGCGAAGGTCTGA
- a CDS encoding DUF971 domain-containing protein, which translates to MDSKSPRPTEIKLHQKSRLLEIAFDDGKRYSLPCEYLRVFSPSAEVRGHGPGQEVLQVGKRNVEIREIDPVGNYAVKLAFSDGHDTGLYSWEYLHELGEKQASSWKTYLARLEEAHASRDPK; encoded by the coding sequence ATGGACAGCAAATCCCCCCGCCCGACGGAAATCAAGCTGCACCAGAAGTCGCGCCTGCTCGAGATCGCGTTCGACGACGGCAAGCGCTACAGCCTCCCCTGCGAATACCTGCGTGTGTTCTCTCCCTCCGCCGAAGTGCGCGGCCACGGCCCGGGGCAGGAAGTCCTCCAGGTCGGCAAGCGCAACGTGGAGATCAGGGAGATCGATCCGGTGGGCAACTACGCGGTGAAGCTCGCGTTCTCCGACGGCCACGACACCGGCCTCTACTCCTGGGAATACCTGCACGAGCTGGGCGAAAAGCAGGCCTCGAGCTGGAAGACCTACCTTGCGCGCCTCGAGGAGGCCCACGCCTCGCGCGACCCGAAATGA
- the ubiE gene encoding bifunctional demethylmenaquinone methyltransferase/2-methoxy-6-polyprenyl-1,4-benzoquinol methylase UbiE has protein sequence MSDKTTHFGYEQVAEAEKATRVGEVFSSVATNYDRMNDLMSLGMHRLWKHFAIQMADVRPGQRVLDVASGSGDLALAFAKRAGPTGQVVMTDINGAMLAVGRDKVLDHGQVAPPALCNGEKLPFPDDTFDCVTIAFGLRNFTNKDRGLAEMARVTRPGGRVLVLEFSKIWKPLAKPYDTYSFSVLPWLGKHVAKDEEAYQYLAESIRMHPDQETLKAMMEAAGLVKVEYFNLTLGVVALHRGFKP, from the coding sequence ATGAGCGACAAGACCACCCACTTCGGCTACGAGCAGGTCGCGGAGGCCGAGAAGGCCACCCGAGTGGGTGAAGTGTTCAGCTCGGTCGCGACGAACTACGACCGGATGAACGACCTCATGTCGCTCGGCATGCACCGGCTGTGGAAGCACTTCGCCATCCAGATGGCGGACGTGCGTCCCGGTCAGCGCGTGCTCGACGTGGCCTCCGGCAGCGGCGACCTTGCGCTCGCCTTCGCGAAGCGCGCCGGCCCCACGGGACAGGTGGTGATGACCGACATCAACGGCGCGATGCTCGCGGTGGGCCGCGACAAGGTCCTCGACCACGGCCAGGTGGCCCCGCCGGCCCTGTGCAATGGCGAGAAGCTCCCGTTCCCGGACGACACGTTCGACTGCGTCACGATCGCCTTCGGGTTGCGCAACTTCACGAACAAGGATCGCGGCCTGGCCGAGATGGCGCGCGTGACGCGCCCGGGTGGCCGCGTGCTCGTCCTCGAGTTCTCGAAGATCTGGAAACCCCTCGCGAAACCCTACGACACGTATTCCTTCTCGGTGCTCCCGTGGCTCGGCAAGCACGTGGCAAAGGACGAGGAAGCGTACCAGTACCTCGCCGAATCCATCCGCATGCATCCAGACCAGGAGACCCTCAAGGCGATGATGGAGGCCGCCGGGCTGGTGAAGGTGGAGTACTTCAACCTGACCCTGGGCGTGGTGGCGCTGCACCGCGGCTTCAAGCCGTGA